Within Roseisolibacter agri, the genomic segment CCTCCTGCACCATACGTGACGTGCACGACGCCGAGTCGGCGCCGCCGGGCGGACTCCCCAGCGAGGTCCCGATGCTACACCACGTGCGGGCGCTGCCGCGCCCACTCCCGGTGCCGGTCGCCGGCACGGTCGTGAGCCTCACCGCGCACGCCGCCCTCGTGGGCGCGCTGGTCGTCGGGGGGACCGGCACCGGCGTCGAAGCCACGGACGACGCGACGGTCACGCAGCTCGTCCGCGTCGGCGCGGGGCAGGGCGGCGAGCGGCTCCACTGGGTCGGCATCGCCGAGGGACCGGGCAGCGGCCTCGCGCGCGCCGGCGAGCGTCCGCCGAGCGCGTACGTGGTGCCGGGGCGCGAGGGCGCGCGTCGCGGTGCGATCGGCGGTGGGGCGGGCGGCCGGCCCGCCGCCGGCGACGCGTTGGCGGGAGTGATCCCGCCCGAGGCGCCCGTGACCGCGCGGCCATCGCCCCCGCCGATCCCGGACTTCGTCCTGCCCGACGTGACGGCCGTCGAGGCGGCGACGGTGCTCGTCGCGGGCGTGCTCACCTCCGCGCCCGATCCCTCGCGCGGCGTGTCGCGCCCCGAGGACTTCACGCGCTTGAACGCGCAGGAGATGCTGCCCGACCTGCTGGGCGTCGGCGGTGCGCCCGCGCTCACGCCGGCGTTCGCGCACGCGCAGGTGGACGTGCTGCCGATCCCGCTCGTGAGCAACCCGCTGCCGTCCTATCCGCGCGCGCTGGAGCGCTCGCGCACGGGCGGCCGCGTGGTGGTGGAGTTCCGCATCGACAGCACGGGCGTCGTCGATCTCGCGTCGCTGCACGTCGTGCAGAGCACGGACTCGCTCTTCACGAACGCGGTGCGCGGCGTGCTGCCGTCGCTGCGCTTCGTGCCGGCGCAGCTGCGCACGCACGCGGTCGGCCTGACGGTGCGGCAGCCGTTCGTGTTCCGCGTCGCGCGCTACTGACGCCGCGCCGCACCGCTCGACACGGCCCGGCTCGGCTGCCACGGCGAGCCGGGCCGTCTGTCGTCGCGGACTGATGCTTGCCCTGTGTGTGGGGCTGCAGGACCCACCCCTACTCATCAGGAGAGGACCGATGTCTCACGACCACTCGCGCAGCAACCTCGACCCGCGCAAGGACGACGGCAACGTCGTCGGCAACCTCGTCGGTGAAGGCGTTGGCGGTACGGCCGGGATCGCGGCCGGCGCCGCGGTCGGTGCGCTCGGCGGCCCGGTCGGCATGGTGATCGGCGCCCTCGCCGGCGCGGTCGGCGGCTGGTGGGCGGGCCGTTCGGTCGCCGAAGGCGTGCACGACTACACGGACGACGACGACCGGTTCTACCGGGAGCACCACACCACGACGCGCAGCAAGCTGGCCGACGTCAGCACCTCGCGCAGCTACGACGACGTGCGCCCGGCCTACCAGCTCGGCCACCTCGCGGGCCGCAACCCGGACTACTCGGGCCGCAGCTTCGACGACGTCGAGACGGACCTGCAGCGCGGCTGGACGAACGACGTCGCCGCGAAGCACGGCGACTGGACGTCGGTGCGCCCGTACGCGCGCGACGCGTACGACCGTGGCCGCGGCATGACCTCGGGCATGGCCGGCATGGCGGGCAACGTCGGCGCGCGCGTCGGCAACGCGCTCGACGACATGAAGGACCGCATCGACGGCAACCCGGCGTCGCGTCCGGGGCTCGACAGCACGGATTCGGCGGCGCGCGCGTCCAACGCGGGCCCGATCGACCGCGCGACGGGTGCGGTGGCCGGTGCGGCGGGCTCCGTCGGTGCGGCGGGTGGTCGCCTGGCCGACAAGGCTGCCGACACGGTGGACGACATGAAGGACCGCGTGGACGGCAATCCGGCGAGCCAGCCGGGCCGCGACACGACGGACCGTCCGGGCCGCTGAGCCGATCACGGTGCGACGGGGCGGATCGGCGACGCGGCCGATCCGCCCCGTCGTGCTGCACTCACCACGAGACGACGCATGAGCATCTTCGGCAAGCTGTGGGACAGGCTGCGCGGGCACGCGAACGAGGCGAAGGCGGCGCCGCTGCCGCCCGCCTCGCTGCCGCCGATCCCGGCGCCCGGCGCCGCGCCGGCTCCCGCGCCGGCACCGACGCCCGCACCCGCCGCGACGGCGGCCCCCGCGACCGTCGACGTCGAGGCGATCATGGAGGCGCTCGACGCGAAGCAGAGCCACCGCAGCAACTGGCGCCACTCGATCGTCGACCTGATGTCGCTGCTCGGCATGGAGAACAGCCTCGCCGAGCGGCGCGAGCTCGCGAAGGAGCTGGGCTACACGGGCGACATGAGCGACACCGCGACCATGAACGTCTGGCTGCACAAGCAGGTCATGCGGAAGATGGCCGAGAACGGCGGCAAGGTGCCCGCGAGCATGATGGACTGAGCGTGCGCGCGAAGCGACGAGGGGGCGGATCGCGATGTCGCCGATCCGCCCCCTCGTCGCTTCGTGCGTACGTCTCAGCTGCTCCGCTTCGCCGGCGGCATCGCGCGGCCGCCCTGCTCGATCACCAGCGTGCCCGCGCGCTCGCCCTCGACCTGGAAGCGGAAGCGCAGCGCCGGATCGTGCTCGGCGACGAAGACGCCGTCGCCCTGGTGCAGCAGCCGCGCGGCCACCTGGCCCGGCGGCTGCGCGCGCAGGTGGTCGCCCTGCTCGTACACCTCCAGCTTCACCGGCCCCAGGTCGAACGTGCCCGCGAAGCGCGCGCGCTCGGCCGCGGTCATGGGCAGGTCGGCGATGGAGGGCTGCGCGAGTCCCAGCGCCTGACGCGCGACCGTCTGCACGAGGCGCGTGACGATGCTCCCCGCGTACACGCCGTTCGTCAGCACCGTGACGCCGAGCGCGGAGTCGGGCAGGTACGCCGTCTCGCCGAGGAAGCCGGGCGTGGCGCCGCCGTGCGCGAGGTAGCGCTGGCCGTCCACCGCGCCGATCTCCACGCCCAGGCCGTATCGCGCCGGGCGGCCCGACGCGAGCGTCACGGGCGTCGCCATCGCCTTCCAGCTCTCGGCGCTGACGACGCGGCCCGTGGCGAGCGCGCGCTGCCAGCGCGCCAGGTCGCCCGCGGTCGAGCAGAGCAGGCCGGCGGAGTACGTGACGGTCGCGTGGTGTGACGGCGCGACGGTCGCGGCGATCGGGCCACGCGTCGCGTGCGCGTAGCCGGCCGCGCGGCGCGCCGCGGGTGCGGCGTCGCACGGCATCGTCGACCGCAGGCCGAGCGGCTGCAGGAACGCGGTGCGCACGTAGTCGGCGTACGGCATGCCGCTCGCCTTCTCGACGACGAGGCCGAGCAGGATGTAGCCGTTGTTGTTGTACGCGTAGCGCTCACCCGGCGCGAACTCCACCGCGCGCGCCGCGAGGCTGTCGACCACCGTGCGCGGCGACGACGGCGCGGTGAGGTCCGCGACCGTCCACGCGCGCGAGAGCCCCGACGTGTGGCTCAGCAGGTGTCGGAGCGTGACGCCGCGCGCGCGGTCGGCCAGCGCGGGCAGGTGCGCGCCGATCGAGTCGTCGAGGCCGAGCTTCCTCTGCTCCGCGAGGCGAACGACGGCCGCCGCCGTGAGCTGCTTCGTGATCGAGCCGACCTCGAAGATCGTGGCGGGCGTCGCCTTCGCGTTGCGGGCCCGGTCGGCGACGCCGTACGCCTTCTCCAGCACGACCGCGTCGCCGCGCGTCACCGCGACCGCGATGCCCTCGATCGGGATGCTGCCGGCGGCGCGCACGATGGAGTCGACCGCCTGCTCGAGGGAGCGCTGCGCGTCCCGGGATGCGGCGGGCGGCTGGGCGTGGAGCGCGTGCACGGGTGGCGCGACCGCCAGCGCGAGCGTGGCGGCGAGGCGGAGGGAGCGAGGAGGCATCGGGATCTATGGCTGCAGGGTCGGATTCGTGCATCGACGGCCGCGAGGGCCGGTGCGGCCCGTACGCCCCTCGCGCCGCGCGGTTTCAGCGTGACACCCGTTGGCGGACGTGCGGTCGGCGGCCACATTGCTCGCGGGGGGGACTTCACCGACGGAGGGGAGCGTTGCCAGACGGGGTGCCGGAGCCGATCGAGCGCGCGTTCGCGCGCGTGCGCCAGGACCTGGAGATCCGCGACGGATTCCCGGACGACGTGCGGCGCGAGGCCGAACGCGTGGCGGCGGAGCGCGTGGCCGTCGCTGGGCCCGGCCGTGTCGACCGCACCGACGTCGGCTTCGTCACCATCGATCCACCCGGGAGCCGCGACCTCGATCAGGCGGTGCATGCGGAGCGCGCGGGCGACGGCTACCGCCTGCGCTACGCGATCGCGGACGTCGGCTTCTGGATCGATCGCGGCGGCGCGGTGGAGCAGGAGGCGTGGCGGCGCGGCGTGACGTACTACGCGCCCGACCATCGCGCGCCACTCTACCCGGAGGTGCTGTCACAGGGCGCCGCGAGCCTGCTGCCCGAGGGCACGCGACCGGCTGTCCTGTTCGACCTGACGCTCGACGCGCGCGCGGAGGTGACGTCGTGGACGGTGGAGCGCGCGCTCGTCCGGAGCCGCGCGCAGCTCACCTACGCGCAGCTACTGGAGCACGCGGTGCAGGGGAGCACTTCGTCGCTCGCGGGCGCGCCGTGGGCGGAGACGCTCACCCTCCTCGCTGAGATCGGCCCGAAGCGGCTGGAGCGCGAGGCGGAGCGCGGTGGCGTGTCGCTGCCGGTACGCGATCAGCACGTGCAGCGCAGCGCCGCCACCACGCTCGGCTACGAGCTCGCCTACGAGGCGCCCAACGCGGCGGAGGCGTGGAA encodes:
- a CDS encoding RNB domain-containing ribonuclease, whose translation is MPDGVPEPIERAFARVRQDLEIRDGFPDDVRREAERVAAERVAVAGPGRVDRTDVGFVTIDPPGSRDLDQAVHAERAGDGYRLRYAIADVGFWIDRGGAVEQEAWRRGVTYYAPDHRAPLYPEVLSQGAASLLPEGTRPAVLFDLTLDARAEVTSWTVERALVRSRAQLTYAQLLEHAVQGSTSSLAGAPWAETLTLLAEIGPKRLEREAERGGVSLPVRDQHVQRSAATTLGYELAYEAPNAAEAWNAQVSLLTGHVAALRMMDARVGLLRTMPPFGEQDVAKFRRIARTLGFAWPAGRSYADFMHGLQPHHPRIEVLVRQARRVMRGADYVAFDGELPAQPLHGALAFVYAHVTAPLRRLADRYVLDLLVTLSAGARPAEAEVATLRALVPVMDAAERRTSALERQVVDLAEAWTLRDRVGEVLRATAIDVRGRDVEVQVEQPPLRATLTVGDGAVPALGEALDVRLAAVDVEGGHVRLEAVG
- a CDS encoding serine hydrolase domain-containing protein; amino-acid sequence: MPPRSLRLAATLALAVAPPVHALHAQPPAASRDAQRSLEQAVDSIVRAAGSIPIEGIAVAVTRGDAVVLEKAYGVADRARNAKATPATIFEVGSITKQLTAAAVVRLAEQRKLGLDDSIGAHLPALADRARGVTLRHLLSHTSGLSRAWTVADLTAPSSPRTVVDSLAARAVEFAPGERYAYNNNGYILLGLVVEKASGMPYADYVRTAFLQPLGLRSTMPCDAAPAARRAAGYAHATRGPIAATVAPSHHATVTYSAGLLCSTAGDLARWQRALATGRVVSAESWKAMATPVTLASGRPARYGLGVEIGAVDGQRYLAHGGATPGFLGETAYLPDSALGVTVLTNGVYAGSIVTRLVQTVARQALGLAQPSIADLPMTAAERARFAGTFDLGPVKLEVYEQGDHLRAQPPGQVAARLLHQGDGVFVAEHDPALRFRFQVEGERAGTLVIEQGGRAMPPAKRSS
- a CDS encoding TonB family protein; its protein translation is MHDAESAPPGGLPSEVPMLHHVRALPRPLPVPVAGTVVSLTAHAALVGALVVGGTGTGVEATDDATVTQLVRVGAGQGGERLHWVGIAEGPGSGLARAGERPPSAYVVPGREGARRGAIGGGAGGRPAAGDALAGVIPPEAPVTARPSPPPIPDFVLPDVTAVEAATVLVAGVLTSAPDPSRGVSRPEDFTRLNAQEMLPDLLGVGGAPALTPAFAHAQVDVLPIPLVSNPLPSYPRALERSRTGGRVVVEFRIDSTGVVDLASLHVVQSTDSLFTNAVRGVLPSLRFVPAQLRTHAVGLTVRQPFVFRVARY
- a CDS encoding DUF3597 domain-containing protein, whose translation is MSIFGKLWDRLRGHANEAKAAPLPPASLPPIPAPGAAPAPAPAPTPAPAATAAPATVDVEAIMEALDAKQSHRSNWRHSIVDLMSLLGMENSLAERRELAKELGYTGDMSDTATMNVWLHKQVMRKMAENGGKVPASMMD